One Oscillatoria salina IIICB1 genomic window carries:
- a CDS encoding type IV pilin-like G/H family protein, which yields MTQPSDFQNEPTPPQQQNSGLKILLIIGGIGCGCLGLIFILMIGGAILLPSLLNQATKARESEGKLYVKSFLNGEEAYFLQEKKFTDSWEELGLNPPSEVNYTYDIELQPDNSVKIMATPREAILRSYTGAVFVVKSDDNLTDTVTGICQSELAAAPPPEMPVLVYNSAVECPPGSTLVE from the coding sequence ATGACCCAACCATCAGACTTTCAAAACGAACCTACCCCACCTCAACAACAAAATTCAGGGCTGAAAATACTTTTAATTATTGGCGGAATTGGTTGCGGTTGTTTAGGTTTAATTTTTATTCTAATGATTGGTGGAGCAATCTTGTTGCCGAGTTTACTTAACCAAGCAACTAAAGCTAGAGAATCAGAAGGTAAATTGTACGTTAAAAGTTTTCTTAATGGTGAGGAAGCTTATTTCTTACAAGAAAAAAAATTCACTGATTCTTGGGAGGAATTAGGTTTAAATCCCCCCTCAGAAGTTAACTATACTTATGACATTGAACTACAACCAGATAACAGCGTTAAGATTATGGCTACACCTCGGGAAGCAATTTTAAGAAGCTATACTGGTGCTGTATTTGTTGTCAAGAGTGATGATAATTTAACCGATACTGTCACGGGTATTTGTCAAAGTGAATTGGCTGCTGCACCGCCTCCTGAAATGCCAGTTTTGGTGTATAATTCTGCTGTAGAATGTCCGCCCGGTTCTACTTTAGTTGAGTAG